Proteins encoded in a region of the Deltaproteobacteria bacterium genome:
- a CDS encoding twin-arginine translocase TatA/TatE family subunit, producing the protein MFGLGTQELIIILAIVFLIFGAKRLPEIGSGLGKAIKNFKGGVKSIEEGAAEKPKEETKDSGGPKPA; encoded by the coding sequence TTGTTCGGATTGGGTACCCAAGAGCTGATTATCATCCTGGCCATTGTTTTTCTGATTTTCGGGGCCAAACGTCTTCCTGAAATCGGATCAGGGCTGGGAAAGGCCATCAAAAATTTTAAGGGCGGCGTGAAATCCATCGAGGAAGGGGCGGCGGAAAAACCCAAAGAAGAAACCAAAGATTCAGGAGGCCCGAAACC